A single region of the Methylocystis echinoides genome encodes:
- a CDS encoding type IV secretory system conjugative DNA transfer family protein, with protein sequence MGFEPRATPVFSLRICASQSVRLWPGAGLYVGLALLAAAVFLFVASNVSLLGLRAHDGGLHLFEFVRWAPKFGVDKRLDRWLTIGALAGAIAAFGLLGTVLRARPRPLHGAARFASLREIEAAGLRAKHGLLLGEAHGKLLTFGGTEHVIVYAPTRSGKGVGVVIPNLLSWSDSVVVLDIKKENFLKTAGFRAQHGQKVYLFDPFDPQGRTARYNPLSAVRRDQGDLYDDLQRIAGMLFPPDLRGDPFWTEAARSAFIAIGGYTAETPHLPFTIGEILRQLTATSDVKAHFEEVLSARQSGPDALSASCVAALNDFISASENTLQSVRKTVTARLGLWLNPRIDAATSASDFDLAVLRSEPISIYLAVTPDNLDRMAPLLNLFFQQVVDLNARELPEHNPAYSRQLLLLLDEFPSLGHVGVLARSVAFVAGYGIRLLTILQSPSQLRAIYGPDEAKNFLTNHAVEIVFTPKEHDVAVELSERLGTQTVEAKSRSRPWGFSSRASSETISDHRRPLLLPQELKLTPKSKSFVLVAGAPPILADKLVYYEDHRFSARLAPPPVIEPMPAPNQATLASQVLQLRQDVAELRALVIRRPLADSEIDDPASIPADALSSLADIPLDLKGVSEEALNAWVAGYIDGAARYDENTEASNTSTISSVPQPEEGEEARAKGAQGRGKRRQRTREFSRG encoded by the coding sequence ATGGGTTTTGAACCGCGCGCGACTCCTGTTTTCTCTTTGAGAATTTGCGCCTCGCAATCCGTCCGCCTCTGGCCAGGCGCCGGGCTTTATGTCGGGCTCGCGCTGCTTGCGGCGGCGGTCTTCCTCTTTGTCGCGTCGAACGTTTCGCTGCTCGGCCTTCGGGCGCATGATGGCGGACTGCACCTCTTTGAGTTCGTCAGATGGGCTCCAAAATTCGGTGTCGACAAACGCCTCGACCGCTGGCTCACAATTGGCGCCCTGGCAGGCGCCATAGCCGCCTTCGGCCTGCTCGGGACGGTCTTGCGCGCGCGGCCGCGGCCGCTGCACGGGGCCGCGCGTTTCGCGTCGCTGCGCGAGATCGAGGCGGCAGGGCTGCGCGCCAAGCACGGCCTCTTGCTCGGCGAGGCGCATGGCAAGCTCCTGACCTTCGGCGGGACCGAGCATGTGATCGTTTACGCCCCGACGCGATCCGGCAAGGGGGTTGGAGTCGTCATCCCTAATCTCCTCTCCTGGAGCGACAGCGTCGTCGTCCTCGACATCAAGAAGGAGAATTTCCTCAAAACCGCGGGGTTTCGGGCCCAGCATGGGCAGAAGGTCTATCTTTTCGACCCCTTCGACCCGCAGGGCCGCACGGCGCGCTATAATCCGCTCTCGGCGGTTCGCCGTGATCAAGGCGATCTTTATGACGATCTGCAGCGGATCGCCGGCATGTTGTTTCCGCCCGATCTGCGCGGCGATCCGTTCTGGACGGAGGCTGCACGCTCCGCCTTTATCGCCATTGGCGGCTATACTGCCGAAACGCCCCATTTGCCCTTCACCATCGGCGAAATCCTGCGCCAGCTCACGGCGACGAGCGACGTTAAGGCGCATTTCGAGGAGGTGCTGAGCGCGCGCCAGAGCGGGCCGGACGCGCTCTCAGCCTCCTGTGTTGCGGCGCTGAACGATTTTATTTCTGCATCGGAAAATACGCTGCAGTCGGTGCGCAAGACAGTCACCGCGCGGCTCGGGCTCTGGCTCAATCCTCGAATTGACGCCGCGACCTCGGCGAGCGACTTCGATCTCGCAGTGCTGCGATCAGAACCCATCTCCATTTATTTGGCCGTGACGCCCGATAATCTCGACCGCATGGCGCCTCTCCTCAATCTGTTCTTTCAGCAGGTGGTCGACCTCAACGCCCGCGAGCTGCCCGAGCACAATCCCGCCTATTCGCGCCAGCTCCTGCTCCTTCTCGATGAATTCCCCTCTCTCGGCCATGTCGGCGTGCTGGCGAGAAGCGTCGCATTCGTCGCCGGCTATGGGATACGGCTGCTCACCATCTTGCAGAGCCCGTCGCAACTGCGCGCCATCTATGGTCCGGACGAGGCCAAGAACTTTCTGACCAATCACGCTGTCGAAATCGTGTTCACGCCCAAAGAGCACGACGTGGCCGTCGAGCTCTCCGAGCGCCTTGGGACGCAGACCGTCGAGGCCAAGAGCCGCTCGCGGCCTTGGGGCTTCTCCAGCCGCGCGAGCTCCGAGACGATTTCGGATCACCGGCGTCCGTTGCTGTTGCCGCAGGAGCTGAAACTCACGCCCAAAAGCAAATCCTTCGTGCTGGTGGCCGGCGCGCCGCCAATCCTCGCGGATAAGCTCGTCTATTACGAGGACCACCGCTTTTCCGCGCGGCTCGCGCCGCCGCCGGTTATAGAACCGATGCCCGCGCCAAACCAGGCGACGCTCGCCTCACAGGTCCTGCAACTGAGACAGGATGTCGCCGAGCTGCGCGCTCTTGTCATTCGCCGACCTCTGGCCGATTCCGAAATTGACGACCCGGCCTCGATCCCGGCGGACGCGCTCTCGAGTCTCGCCGATATTCCCCTAGATCTTAAAGGCGTCTCGGAGGAAGCGCTCAACGCCTGGGTCGCGGGCTACATCGACGGCGCCGCGCGCTACGATGAGAATACTGAGGCGAGCAATACATCCACAATATCGAGCGTCCCACAGCCGGAGGAAGGCGAGGAGGCCCGCGCCAAGGGCGCGCAGGGGCGCGGCAAGCGCCGCCAGCGGACCCGGGAGTTCAGCCGTGGGTGA
- the virB11 gene encoding P-type DNA transfer ATPase VirB11 — MSGAGAARFSVQQGQPEPGADSAERRVLLRCLEPIAELLAAPELTEIAINRPGEAFTESPKGWTRHERSGLEFPQLMNLATAAAAFTRQDIATDQPIVSTVLPFGERCQIVAPPAVPARTVSLTIRKVAPLTMTLDDFERHSLFADVRPANDSLSADEEELIRLKEAGQWRAFLERAVASRRNIVISGATGSGKTTLAKGLVALIPGHERLLTIEDTAELSVSQPNHVRLLYAKDGGGVAKIGPRELLESALRMRPDRILLQELRDGTAFYYLRNVNSGHPGSITTVHADSARLAFEQLTLLVKESAEGRDLARDDIRRLLHLTVDVVVQMSRRDGRYRITEIYYDPEAKRRNGF, encoded by the coding sequence ATGAGCGGAGCAGGGGCTGCGCGCTTTAGTGTGCAGCAAGGCCAACCGGAACCGGGCGCGGACTCAGCTGAGCGGCGGGTTCTTCTGCGCTGCCTCGAGCCGATCGCCGAGCTCCTCGCGGCGCCGGAGCTGACGGAAATCGCCATCAACCGCCCGGGCGAAGCTTTTACGGAAAGCCCCAAGGGCTGGACGCGCCATGAACGGTCGGGCCTTGAATTTCCACAGCTGATGAATCTCGCGACCGCCGCCGCGGCCTTCACGCGCCAGGACATCGCCACCGACCAACCGATCGTATCGACTGTGCTTCCCTTCGGCGAACGCTGCCAGATTGTCGCGCCGCCGGCGGTTCCCGCCCGGACGGTCAGCCTGACCATCCGAAAGGTCGCGCCGTTGACGATGACCCTCGACGACTTCGAGCGCCACTCGCTCTTCGCGGATGTCCGCCCTGCCAATGACAGCCTCTCGGCGGACGAAGAGGAGCTCATCCGGCTCAAAGAAGCCGGTCAGTGGCGCGCGTTCCTCGAGCGCGCTGTCGCCAGCCGCCGTAACATCGTCATTTCCGGGGCCACGGGATCAGGAAAGACGACGCTGGCAAAAGGACTGGTCGCGCTGATCCCCGGTCATGAGCGCCTTCTGACCATCGAGGACACAGCGGAACTTTCCGTTTCGCAGCCCAATCATGTGCGCCTGCTCTACGCCAAGGATGGGGGAGGGGTTGCCAAAATTGGCCCGCGTGAGCTACTCGAATCGGCTCTGCGAATGCGCCCGGACCGCATCCTGCTGCAGGAGCTGCGCGACGGCACGGCCTTCTATTATCTGCGCAACGTCAACTCGGGCCATCCAGGCTCGATCACCACCGTCCATGCCGACAGCGCGCGGCTGGCGTTCGAGCAGCTGACCCTTCTCGTGAAGGAGAGCGCCGAAGGCCGCGATCTTGCCCGCGACGACATCAGGAGGCTGCTGCACTTGACGGTCGATGTCGTCGTGCAGATGAGCCGCCGCGACGGCCGTTACCGTATCACGGAAATCTACTACGATCCGGAGGCAAAGCGGCGTAATGGGTTTTGA
- the virB10 gene encoding type IV secretion system protein VirB10, with protein sequence MNQDADHSLDKERRITPVSAEGDPTAWRKGVGVIGLVTLCSLILWASWKRPPAEPEARQKPTISVANAFERPRDPPAARIEPAPLPVALPAAPERTKADELMESARRAPVLVFNRPQQARSGTATGQGPGLDFEQTGSIYPNASASPEAQNDLASKLKPTPVEGVRAERLPNRHLLVAQGTAIPCVLETAMSSDVAGFVSCVVERDVMSDSGQVVLMEKGTQIVGEYRGNMRRGSRRMFVLWTRAKTPTGVIVAISSPATDALGRAGFDGEIDNHFFERFGGALLLSIVSDAGQIGAAQLSQADIQVNSIQGSGRSAAAIATEQSINIPPTLSKNQGERVSVFVARDLDFSSVYHLRLIEGRSQLLDRTVLEGRWERQRVTKP encoded by the coding sequence ATGAATCAAGACGCAGATCATTCTCTCGATAAGGAACGCCGCATCACGCCGGTCTCGGCGGAGGGCGATCCGACGGCGTGGCGCAAGGGCGTGGGCGTCATCGGCCTTGTGACCTTGTGCAGCCTTATATTGTGGGCGAGCTGGAAGCGTCCGCCCGCCGAACCCGAAGCCCGCCAAAAGCCGACGATCTCGGTCGCAAACGCCTTCGAGCGTCCGCGCGATCCCCCCGCCGCACGAATTGAGCCGGCGCCGCTTCCCGTGGCGCTCCCTGCCGCTCCCGAGCGAACCAAGGCTGACGAACTCATGGAGAGCGCGCGGCGCGCCCCGGTGCTCGTTTTCAATCGTCCGCAGCAGGCGCGCTCCGGCACGGCTACGGGGCAAGGTCCGGGACTGGATTTCGAGCAAACGGGATCGATTTACCCGAACGCCTCTGCCTCTCCCGAAGCGCAGAACGATCTGGCGAGCAAATTGAAGCCAACGCCGGTCGAAGGCGTGCGCGCGGAGAGGCTCCCCAATCGTCATCTCCTGGTCGCCCAGGGAACTGCCATCCCCTGCGTCCTTGAGACCGCCATGTCCTCTGATGTCGCGGGCTTCGTCTCTTGTGTGGTCGAGCGCGACGTCATGTCCGACTCCGGTCAGGTCGTGCTGATGGAAAAAGGCACGCAGATCGTCGGAGAATATCGCGGCAATATGCGCCGGGGCTCAAGGCGCATGTTTGTCTTGTGGACCCGGGCCAAAACCCCCACCGGGGTGATCGTCGCGATCTCGAGCCCAGCTACGGATGCGCTTGGGCGCGCCGGTTTCGACGGCGAGATCGATAATCATTTTTTCGAGCGCTTCGGCGGCGCGCTGCTGTTATCGATCGTGTCAGACGCCGGCCAAATTGGCGCCGCGCAATTGTCGCAAGCCGACATTCAGGTGAATTCGATCCAGGGCTCTGGGCGCAGCGCCGCGGCGATTGCGACCGAGCAGTCGATCAATATCCCGCCGACGCTCTCCAAGAACCAGGGCGAGCGCGTCTCTGTGTTCGTCGCTCGTGATCTCGATTTTTCCTCCGTCTACCACCTGCGCCTTATCGAGGGTCGCAGCCAACTTCTCGATCGGACGGTTTTGGAAGGCAGGTGGGAACGGCAAAGGGTCACCAAGCCATGA
- the virB9 gene encoding P-type conjugative transfer protein VirB9 → MRSLVLASLWCVAPVPSHALQQPAAGARDARVRMVAYDPYNVVKINGVIRASTQIVFSEDEEIAHVAVGDSVSWEVAPAGNILFLKPREKHPPTNLQIVTTRRDGRKRSYQFELTIAESSLADSYFMVRFAYPGDEAEARRDAAASRRGEMEARAIDESFALHDATAPRNWRYSAQGTTSLEPDAVYDDGKETTLRFEGNREVPAIFLVGSDGAESLVPKDVRGELVVVHAVGRELRLRQGAEVLCIFNEAFDPVGANEATRTTSPSVARLPRRARR, encoded by the coding sequence ATGCGCTCCCTCGTGCTCGCCTCCCTGTGGTGCGTCGCGCCCGTGCCGAGCCATGCCTTGCAGCAGCCCGCGGCGGGCGCCCGCGACGCGCGGGTGCGCATGGTCGCCTACGACCCCTACAACGTTGTCAAGATCAACGGCGTCATTCGCGCCTCGACCCAGATCGTCTTTTCCGAGGACGAGGAAATCGCCCATGTCGCCGTCGGCGATTCCGTCTCCTGGGAGGTCGCGCCGGCCGGCAACATCCTGTTTCTGAAGCCGCGGGAAAAGCACCCGCCGACTAATTTGCAGATAGTGACGACTCGACGGGACGGCCGCAAGCGATCCTATCAGTTCGAGCTTACGATCGCGGAAAGCTCGCTCGCCGACAGCTACTTCATGGTCCGCTTCGCTTATCCAGGCGACGAGGCGGAAGCCCGCCGCGACGCCGCCGCCTCCCGACGGGGCGAGATGGAGGCCCGCGCGATTGATGAGAGCTTCGCGCTGCATGACGCCACAGCGCCGCGCAACTGGCGCTATTCCGCCCAAGGGACGACGAGCCTCGAGCCCGACGCCGTCTATGACGACGGCAAGGAGACAACGCTGCGTTTTGAGGGCAATCGCGAGGTTCCTGCCATTTTTCTCGTGGGATCCGATGGAGCCGAGAGCCTCGTTCCCAAAGACGTCCGTGGCGAACTCGTCGTCGTCCACGCGGTCGGCCGGGAATTGCGCCTGCGCCAAGGAGCCGAGGTCCTCTGCATTTTCAACGAAGCATTCGACCCCGTCGGCGCCAATGAAGCGACGCGCACGACCAGTCCGAGCGTCGCGCGGCTGCCGCGTCGAGCGCGGAGGTGA
- a CDS encoding virB8 family protein, with the protein MVEAGDLKTYFERARLWEQDLLLAAQRSQRIAWGVAAAASLLAFASIGAVAALTPLKTVEPFVIRVDNATGIVDVVSAVKDEPQTYDEAIARYFLAQYVRVREGYSFVEAPSNFRTVSLLSTQTEQERFAHLYRGSNPESPQAAYGRSGLAEIRIKAISLLGPTLASVRYLREVRHGDETKLSHWIATVTFSFEKKATISSSDRLINPLGFLVSEYRSDPETAP; encoded by the coding sequence ATGGTTGAGGCCGGGGATCTGAAGACCTATTTCGAGCGGGCGCGGCTGTGGGAGCAGGACCTCTTGCTCGCGGCGCAGCGCTCGCAGCGTATCGCCTGGGGCGTCGCGGCGGCGGCCTCGCTCCTTGCCTTCGCTTCCATCGGCGCGGTCGCTGCGCTGACGCCCCTCAAGACCGTCGAGCCCTTTGTCATTCGCGTCGATAACGCCACCGGCATTGTGGATGTGGTTTCCGCGGTAAAAGACGAACCGCAGACCTATGACGAGGCGATTGCCAGGTATTTCCTGGCGCAATATGTGCGCGTTCGGGAAGGCTACAGTTTTGTCGAGGCGCCCAGCAACTTCCGAACTGTTTCGCTGCTCTCGACGCAGACTGAGCAGGAGCGTTTTGCTCACCTTTATCGGGGCTCCAATCCCGAAAGCCCGCAGGCGGCCTATGGCCGCAGCGGCCTCGCCGAAATCCGCATCAAGGCCATTTCGCTCCTGGGCCCGACGCTCGCCTCCGTCCGCTATTTGCGTGAAGTCCGGCATGGCGACGAAACCAAGCTCTCGCACTGGATCGCCACGGTCACTTTTTCCTTTGAGAAGAAAGCGACGATCTCCTCCTCAGACCGCCTGATCAATCCGCTTGGCTTTCTCGTTTCCGAATACCGTTCCGATCCGGAGACGGCCCCTTGA
- a CDS encoding type IV secretion system protein — translation MAIAVFDEFLREFEQPLSDFVSNSVQNLASYVDALLRVAVILYVVIYGIAVMRGAIQEPILDFAWRTIRIVTVILLATNAASYQQYVKALFFDSLPREISGAIAGSGLDMKSGQPFDQLLIKGISVAQKIYDQAGLTDVVPALVAAILLVFTAASGFLQFAIMLYAKVGLALVLALGPLFIALMLFEATRTFGEAWTRQLANFVILHVLVVALIGLMLTTVGHFVDKYGANAATGGQLIVGAVAISAVLGLAAYIALQLPEIAGALAGGGASLAAHMLNRWMAAYATTATLGATMGAYAGAQIAAARTLRRRRAGGSIRHVPAE, via the coding sequence ATGGCTATCGCTGTTTTCGACGAGTTTCTCAGGGAATTTGAACAGCCGCTTTCGGATTTCGTCTCAAACTCCGTCCAGAACCTTGCATCTTATGTAGACGCGCTGCTGCGCGTCGCCGTGATTCTCTATGTCGTGATTTATGGGATCGCAGTGATGCGGGGGGCGATCCAGGAACCCATTCTCGACTTCGCCTGGCGCACGATCCGGATCGTGACAGTCATCCTCCTTGCAACCAACGCCGCATCCTACCAACAATACGTAAAGGCACTTTTCTTCGACTCGCTTCCGCGGGAGATCAGCGGCGCCATCGCGGGAAGCGGGCTTGACATGAAGTCCGGTCAGCCATTCGACCAATTACTGATCAAAGGCATCTCAGTCGCACAAAAAATATACGACCAAGCAGGTTTGACCGACGTCGTGCCAGCGCTCGTTGCAGCGATCCTCCTCGTTTTCACAGCCGCAAGCGGCTTCCTGCAATTCGCCATCATGCTCTACGCCAAAGTTGGCCTTGCGCTGGTGCTTGCCCTCGGCCCCCTTTTCATCGCGCTGATGCTGTTTGAGGCGACCCGCACCTTTGGCGAAGCCTGGACGCGTCAGCTCGCCAATTTCGTGATCCTCCATGTGCTCGTCGTCGCGTTAATCGGGCTGATGCTGACGACGGTCGGGCATTTTGTTGATAAATATGGCGCCAACGCCGCGACAGGGGGTCAGCTGATCGTCGGCGCGGTGGCGATCAGCGCAGTGTTAGGCCTTGCCGCCTATATCGCCCTGCAGCTGCCAGAAATCGCCGGCGCGCTCGCAGGCGGGGGCGCATCGCTCGCCGCCCATATGCTCAACCGCTGGATGGCGGCTTACGCCACGACCGCCACCCTTGGAGCGACAATGGGCGCCTATGCCGGCGCGCAGATCGCCGCGGCTCGCACGCTGCGCCGAAGGCGGGCAGGCGGCAGCATCCGTCACGTTCCAGCGGAATAG